Proteins from a genomic interval of Spiroplasma diminutum CUAS-1:
- a CDS encoding J domain-containing protein has protein sequence MNELFRLISRLLNIIITVLIIDLLFNKTRRRNGGYQRDKNNKQSKYYDDQTTNDGYDQSNQYQDFYQGQSQIDQAYQALGLEKGVSLKEVKKRYIELAKKYHPDKNPNNLEAQAEMTKINNAYDIIAEEFNRRH, from the coding sequence ATGAATGAATTATTTAGACTAATATCAAGATTACTTAATATTATTATTACAGTTCTAATTATTGATTTATTGTTTAATAAAACTAGAAGACGCAATGGGGGGTATCAAAGAGATAAAAATAATAAACAAAGTAAATATTATGATGATCAGACAACTAATGATGGTTATGATCAATCAAATCAATATCAAGATTTCTATCAAGGTCAATCCCAAATTGATCAAGCATATCAGGCATTGGGATTAGAAAAAGGTGTAAGTTTAAAAGAGGTTAAAAAAAGATATATTGAACTTGCAAAGAAATATCATCCAGATAAAAATCCAAACAATTTGGAAGCTCAAGCAGAAATGACAAAAATTAATAATGCATATGATATTATTGCTGAAGAATTCAACAGAAGACACTAA
- the thiI gene encoding tRNA uracil 4-sulfurtransferase ThiI translates to MKNILIRYGELTLKGNNRNSFITKLIQNIKYKLKQYKEVIVYKKDHNSLVLEISDGSKVEQISKILQNIFGIYSLSIVEIVEKDLEVIMSKTLEVAMEHSGTFKVEVERKDKSFEISSQELKTKVAVNILKNNNKISVDVHKPQLKITVIIKHNGAFIFTSKIVSSKGLPVGVSGKGLSLLSGGIDSPVASYLTLKRGMQVDFIHFMTPPHTSPEALDKVFKLASKIEKYNKSNFSLYVCDFSMILKELMHIKEESYRITIMRRIFIRIANSLSIKINAQALITGESLGQVASQTIESINVINEVSKLPILRPVLTFDKEEIIEVAKAIDTYETSILPFEDVCSMYVPKNPVTKPKSFIAQKQEENLLLDEIINYTVENLIKTYIWKDGDLVEKQEK, encoded by the coding sequence ATGAAAAATATATTGATTAGATATGGAGAATTAACTTTAAAAGGGAACAATAGAAATTCTTTTATAACTAAGTTGATACAAAATATTAAATATAAACTAAAACAATATAAAGAGGTCATTGTTTATAAAAAGGACCATAATAGTTTAGTTTTAGAAATTAGTGATGGATCAAAAGTTGAGCAAATCTCAAAAATATTACAAAATATATTTGGTATATATTCTTTATCAATTGTAGAAATAGTTGAAAAAGATCTTGAAGTTATTATGAGCAAAACTTTAGAGGTTGCTATGGAACACTCAGGAACTTTTAAAGTTGAAGTTGAAAGAAAAGATAAAAGTTTTGAGATTAGTTCCCAAGAATTAAAAACTAAAGTTGCTGTAAATATACTGAAAAATAATAATAAAATTAGTGTTGATGTACATAAACCACAACTAAAAATAACTGTAATTATAAAACACAATGGTGCATTTATATTCACATCAAAAATTGTTTCTTCAAAAGGTTTGCCAGTTGGTGTGAGTGGAAAAGGTCTATCTCTATTAAGTGGTGGAATTGATTCACCAGTTGCAAGTTATTTAACTTTAAAAAGGGGAATGCAAGTAGATTTTATTCACTTTATGACCCCGCCCCATACATCACCAGAAGCTTTGGATAAAGTATTCAAATTAGCAAGTAAAATTGAAAAATATAACAAATCAAATTTTTCTTTATATGTTTGTGATTTTTCAATGATTCTAAAAGAATTAATGCATATAAAAGAAGAATCTTATCGAATAACTATAATGAGAAGAATATTTATTAGGATAGCAAATAGTTTATCAATTAAAATTAATGCGCAAGCATTAATTACTGGTGAATCTTTAGGACAAGTTGCAAGTCAAACTATTGAGTCAATTAATGTAATTAATGAGGTATCAAAACTTCCAATATTAAGACCGGTATTAACTTTTGATAAAGAAGAAATAATAGAAGTTGCAAAAGCAATTGATACATATGAAACTTCTATATTACCATTTGAAGATGTTTGTTCTATGTATGTTCCAAAGAATCCAGTTACAAAACCAAAATCATTTATTGCTCAAAAGCAAGAAGAAAACTTATTATTAGATGAGATCATTAATTATACTGTTGAAAATTTAATAAAAACTTATATATGAAAAGATGGTGATCTAGTTGAAAAACAAGAAAAATAA